GATGGGTTTGTCGTGGTATCAATACGCATCACGTCTGCCACTTGCCATGAATCTGGGGAAAGTCCGTACGGCGACGGCACCTTTGCCAGCACAAGATCAAAAGACGGTAGAGCGGATTAGACAGGAGACGCTCGCCCACAACCGTGACAACATAGACAGAACGCGCGCCTATTTGTCGTTTTTTCGAAAGCATCCACAAATTCATTGGGCGTTATTGGCCCATCTCGTATCGCGCAATGCGGGATGGAGTATGACCGATTTACGGGGAGAATTATTGCCTCATTTGCTTCGAACAAAAGAGCAGCAGGATTATTTTTCGTTTTTGGAGCGGGGAAACTGGCTGATTTTTTACGATGCGTACCCTCAATTGTTACTGTATGAAGAGAGTGTTAGGCGACAGACCAACCTTTTTTATTTATTGCCTCATCTGGGCGTCTCTACTTTCATGCAGGCGATTTGGAATCATTTTTGGAAGAAAACTGACAAAGAGCTGCTCGCCATTGGTTTGATTATCAATGAACAAAACTACTTGGAAGAACAGGTCATGAAAGACCCGGGCTATCATAATACAGTTGTCCGTACCATCCCGTTTGCCTTGCAGGAGCTTTTGCAACTGAATTTGATCTTACTTCCCCACCGGAAAGAGGCTGATGCGCAGGGAGGCTCCTTGCAGCTCGCAGGTGAGCGAGTGTTTCATTTTGCCTCCTTACCAGAGAGAATCAGCCTGGGAAAAAGGCTGTACAGTCTGCTGTTCGGGGGTACGAATAGGCAGGAGGCAGCATACGCTTGGGCAATGGAACAGCCACACACAGGCTCGCGAAAAGATTATTGGCCCCATCTTTTTCACGATGTGAATGATACAGCTCCCGGAGGGTCTTACCAGGTAAAACTCATGAACTGTCAGCTGCGCCAAGGGGCAAAGCGGCTGTTTTCCCCAACGCTGCGTCAAGTTTGGAAGCCTATCCACCATGAGCCGCCAAAGGAGTTAGATTGGTACAAAAACAAAAGCGATGTATGGCGGGCGCTGACTCGACCGGAGAAGACAGCCAATGCAGCAGAGATGAGTGAGGCGTATTGCCAGGCGTTGGCCAAAATCGAATGGGCTGTCGCAGCCAGAACGAGAATACTTGGCTAACTTGTAGTAAAATAGAGAGGAATACAGAACGTAAGACTGATCCTCGACGGGTTGCTTAGAGAGTTTTAGAAGGAGCGATTATCATTTGAAGACACTAATTATTGCGGAGAAACCTGACATGGGACGAAATATTGCCGCCGCAATAGATCCTAAAGCGAAAAATCACCGCACCTATTTAGAAGGTGAAAAATACATTATTACGTGGGCAATCGGGCACTTAATTGAACTGGCGGAACCGGAGGCGTACGACCAAAAATATAAAAAGTGGAACATCAATGATCTTCCTATCATTCCCGAGCCATTTAAGCTAGTGCCCAATCGGAAAACAATCGATCAGCTAAAAATGATCGGGCAGTTGGCCAAACGAAGCAATCTGCTGATTAATGCATGCGATGCCGGGCGGGAAGGTCAACACATCTTTTCGCTCATTCAGCGACATCTAAAATTGAGTCAACCTGTTAAAAGACTGTGGATCTCGGACTTGACCCCTGAAACGATCAGGAAAGGATTTGCGGAGATGAAGGATGCCGCAGCCTATGAAAACTTAACGAGGGCAGCAAAAGCTCGTAGTGAAGCCGATTGGCTAATCGGGATGAATGGCTCACGTGCGTTTACGACCAAACATAACGTGCTCCTATCTGTCGGACGAGTACAGACCCCTGTCCTTGCTCTCATTTATGATCGACAGAAACAGATTGAGGCTTTCTCATCAGTTACGTTTTATCAATTGGAAGGGCAGTTTTCGCAGGGGGAGAGGACGTACAAGGGTATTTGGCAAGGTGATCGCTTAACCGATCCATCTAAAGCAGAAATGTTGGCTCGTAAAGTGAAAGGAAAACAAGGGCGGATCGCATCCTACGAAGTAAAAGATACCAAGGAGTATCCATTCAAGCTGTATGACCTGACATTGCTGCAACGTGAGGCCAATGGCAAGTACGGTTTTTCCGCCAAGAAAACCTTGGATATCGCACAGGCACTCTATGAAAAACACAAGGTGATCTCTTATCCGAGAACGAATTCCAACTATGTGACAGAGCAAAATATTCCCGAAATGCACAACACCCTGTCGTCCTTACAAGGAACTGGATATGACGCTCTGGTAAAGGGTGCAAACCGTAGTTTGGTCCATAAAGGCAACAAATCTATATGTAATCCAGCAAAAGTAGACGACCACCATGCGATCCTGCCGACAAATCGTAAGGCTTCAGGGCTTACGCCAGATGAGCAGAAGTTGTACGATTTGATCGTTCGCCGCTTTCTGTCACAGTTTTATCCGCCAGCGGAATATAAGATGCATACGGTCATAACCAACGTGGAAAATGAATTGTTCAAAACGTCGGTGAAAGAACGCAAAAGTCTCGGGTGGAAGATTATTTATGCCGATCAGCAGAAGGAAAAGCCCAAGAATGGAAAAGGTACGGCCAAAGAAGAAGAGGATAAAGAAGAGATTGAAGTGAACGAGCCTTTTATCATTCAATCCGATGCCAGCGTAGTATGCTCGGATGCTATGGTAAAGGAGAAAGAAACACAGCCGCCCAAGCATTTTACGGAAGGAACGCTTCTAAAGGCGATGGAAAGCGCAGGCAAGCAAATCGAGGACGAGGAACTGCGTGATGCGATGAAAGAATCTGGTCTGGGAACGCCAGCAACTCGTGCCGCTACCATCGAACGACTGAAAAAGGTCGGATACGTTGAGATGCAGGGGAAAAAGGTTCAACTTACGCTAAAAGGCCGTACCGTTATCGAATTGATTAGGGGAGCAGGTATCGAACTTTTAACCTCTCCTGAAATGACGGGGCATTGGGAGCGCCGCTTAAATGAGATCTCCCGAGGAACCGCCGCTGACGGACAATTTATGGAGAATGTGAAGAAATTCGCTACGATGATCGTAGAAAAGGTTCGCGTACAATCTCGCGCTGAGAAGACTTTGTTTGAGAGTGAGAGTACCACGCAGAAAGGATCTTCGAAAACAAGAGGACGAGCTGGCGGGCGAAGTACAGGCAAATCAGGTGGCAGGACTGTCACAACAAAGGCTTCAACTCGAGGCGCAGCAAAGATCACTACTACAACTTCGAGTATCATCACCAAATGTCCACGACCGGGTTGCGGAGGCGCCATTTTCATGGGACGCAAAGGTTACGGATGTTCGAATTACAACGTGGGCTGTAAATTCGTTATATGGAAAGAGAATTACGGGCGTATGCTGACGGATACACAGATTAAAGCCCTCATTGAAAAAGGCAAAACGGGTAAAATGAAGCTTGAGCGTCAGGATGGGACACCATTTCAAGCAAAACTTATTTTGAAAAGTGTAGAATCGGGCGAGCTTACTTTCGAACAGTAATTTTTTGTGACACGTAAATCACCAATTTGTTTATTCAAAATAATGTTCTAGACCGGAGATGTTGATCCTACGCAATTCTTGGATAAAAAAATCTCTAGCCTTAGAAAAATAAGTTATATACTGACCACAATATATAATACAGCGGCAACCTAAGACCTGAAAATAAGTCTTAGGCTGGCCGCTGTTTTTTAAATGTTAGGAAGTCTATTTTCTTTTCGGTTACTCTTCGAAAATACGGAAATGTACCCTTGAATCCACGTTCGCGTAAGCTGGGAATAACGATGTTTTTCAGTGAGTTAAGCATTTTATCTCTTTCTACTGACAACTACAATTACCCCAACTTATTTCTTTGCTCGGTTAGACACTGGATTCGATAATTCGCTGTAGGGACGGTTGTCACCGAAGTTGGGAAGCACTGGCACGAGCGGCTCGCTGTCGGGCATGAGTTCAATCGGACGGTGTGCCCGGGTACCATACGCCGAGCCACTGTTCGGCGCCGTAGTCCTCGAACCGCTCTACCTCGGTGAACCCCAGCTTCGCCGCGACGCGCATCGAGGCCTCGTTGGCGGTCTGGGTGGAGAGCACCACCGGCTCGCCGGGATGCGCGTCGGCGAACCAGGCGAGCACCGCTGCGCATGCCTCGGTGGCGTACCCCCGTCCCCACGCCTGCGGCAGGAACATGTAGCCGAGCCCAGGCTCCCCGCCTTCTGGACGGATGTGACCCTTACGCTCCGGGTCGCGCCGATCGAGCGTGATCATGCCGATCGTTGTTCCGTTGAGCTCGACCACGAAAAAGCCGAAGCGCTGCCCGGGCACCTCGGGCAGCGCGCGCTCGAGCTCGTCACGCGGTCGGGAGCCGCCGACGTAGGTGCCCACCTCTGGTGAGGCGAACAGGTCGATCAGCGCCGCACGGTCCCGGGCCTCGGACTGGCGGAGCACGAGCCGCTCGGTCTTGATCGGGGCAGGTGGCCAGGCGACGGGGTGAACTGTGATCTCATCCGACATAGTGTAATCTCCCTTCTCTATTTAATTCTGTTTGTCCATGTCTGACAACATATATCATTCATGTATTCCTCCTCGAGACCACGTAGTACTTCTACGCAATAAGATCAGTCATTTTCATAAAAATAACCCCCTACCAAGGCTAGTTACTATTAGCTTCACTAGGTTAGGGAGGGGTTGATCCATATTTCGACCCCGTTCGTTGAACAAGTTACTATTGGGATTGTCCTAAATATATACCGTCAAGAAACGCGATTGAGACGCGTTCTGCTTCCTTCCTAGGTACAATTTCAGAACCTTGTCTAAGTCGTTGGTACATCTTGATCGTATTTTTTAGCGCGTGGTAGCAACTTTCAAAGCTGTGGATGGGAATCGTTCCTTTTAGTTCCTCCAGTTCCTTGAGAGCGTATTTCTCGAGCTTTCGAACCCCTCGAGGGGAATGACCGTTGCGGATGAGTACCAACGGCCCTAATACTGCATTGCGCATAAAAGTCAGTGTATCGATTAATTCGAATAATTCGCCTCTCCCTAATTTTGTGGCGCAGTAATGCACCCATACCCAGAAGCGATCTTCAATCCATTGAGATTGAGGGAAAGGTAGAGAGGGGCTTGTTTTACTGAGTATCGTTGCAATACCAGAACCTCTCTCCCAAAGAATCAGTGGGTTCTCGACTCGGGATTCGAGCTCTTCCAGTTGGACAAATTTAAGGTCGACATGAAGAGGGGCTGGACCATATAAACAAATAAGCAATCTCGGTTCCCCGACATGCTCGCCTGTGAATGCAGAAAGTAAATGACCGAGTCTTTCGGCAATTTGGAAGCGTTGTTCCATGATCTCATTTCGAAAAGCATAATTGTAGACGATTATTAAATCCAGATCACTATACTCATCCATTTCTCCGTACATCATAGATCCGCCTGCGAGGAGACCTATAAGTCGTTGATCTTGGCTTACATACTCAATCGCTTGCTCAATGAATCGATCATGTAAAGGTAACTTCATGCCAAGCACTCCTTAAAAAGTGACCCATAAAATGGGTATTATTAGAAAGTAACATTTACAATTAGTGGTAGTCAAGGGGATATAGGTCAATATAGCAACAGATCGCATTATCGGACGGGTACATTGAAAAAGGCAAAACGGGTAGAATGAAGCTTGAGCATCAGGATGGAACACAATTTCAAGCAAAACTTATTTGGAAAAGTGTAGAATTGGGCGAACTTGCTTTCGAATAGGTATTATTGTAGATGCGTTTTTGAAACGAAATACCGGTCGCGCTCTACGAAAAGTAAAGGTGAGCCAAATGAAAAATAAATTGTTGAAACTTACTTGCGTAACCATCGTAAATACATGTATAACGGGGACGGCATATTCAGGCCGAACTACCTAGCACGTACTCAAGGAGGAATAATCCATGTCCATTTTTAAAAGACTGCGTGATTTGACCATGTCCAATTTGTACGCATTGATTGAGAAAGCAGAAGATCCAATCAAAATGACAGACCAGTATTTGCGTGATATGCAAGAAGACTTGAGTGAAGCAGAGAAAGCGGTTGCCGCTCAAATTGCTTTGGAAAAGAAATTCAAGGTGCTGTATGAAGAACAGGAAGCCTTGGTGAAAAAGCGTGATGAGCAAGCTCACATCGCAGCACAAGCGCAGAACATCGATCTGGCTCGTCGGGCTCTGGAAGAAAAGAAAGCCGCCGAGCAAAAAATGAATGAATACAAGGACAGCTACGAGAAAAACAAGCTGGCAGCCGACGGATTGCGCGAGAAGCTGGCTGAAATGAAAAAACAGATTACCGAGCTGAAAAACAAGCGCGAGACATTGGTTGCCCGCGTCAATGCAGCAAAAGCGCAAAAGACGATCAATCAGGCAATGGGTAGCTTCGACTCGAACTCGGCTATGTCTGGCTTAAAACGCATGGAAGAAAAAGCACTGCAAATGGAAGCAGAAGCAGAAGCCAGCGGCGAGATTTACAAAAAACAGAGCTCTTTAGATGATGAAATTGCGAAGCTAAATAAGGATCAAGCCGTTGAGGACGAACTGGCTGCTCTGATGAAAAAATATGAGGGGTAAACCGCTTCAGGCGGTTTCCCTTTTTTTCAGACCTTATACACCTTGACGAAAGTGGAGTGATTCGCTTTGACGTGGAACGAGATACTAGGAATGCTGGTTTGGACAGGAGCTGGCGGCATTTTACTCTTTGTTTTAATGTGGATCGATTCGTTGTTTACGAAATACAAGGACATCACGGAAATCAAAAACGGAAACATCGCGGTTACGACGCGTTTTGTTATGAAGCTGTTTGCGCAAGGATATATCTTATCGCAATCCATTATTACCTCCAACCTATTGTGGACAGCCCTGCTCGTTTCTGTGATCTCATTTATCATTCTGTTCCTTTTGGAGAGAATCGTGGAATGGCTGTTAAAGCAAGTAGCCGGACTGGATCTGGAAAAAGGGACGCAGGAAGGAAAGGTGGCACATGCCATGATGGCTGGTTCATTCCATCTCGTGGGTGCCTTGATTTTGGCTGCATGTCTGTAAGACGTGAAAGGGAAGGGAGTACAGCATGAGTTTGATGAAGCGAATCCAAAACATTTTTGCCAAGCATGAGCCTCCTGCACCGGAGAAGAGCATCCTGACGGTGGGACCGGGTGATGTGGTCGATGTATCGCTCGTTACCTATCAAGTAATCGGGAAGGCGAGCAATGCGAGTCGCAAAGCCACGATGCTTACCTTGCAGGATGGAACGACCATTCGCTACCTGTATATCGAGGAACGGGAGAAGATCGTCTATCATCTGTATAGCGTCATTGATGGACGACTGGATTCAATAGACGAGGTACCGACCACGATTGAGATGGATGACGTCACCTACCATTTGGAGGAGCAATATAATGGCGCCATCCAGACTGTGGGAAAAGCGCCGTTTCACACGTCAGGGGAGCAGTACATTTGGCAATTCCAATCGGATCAACGCCAATTGCTGCGGATCGAGTGGCAGGATGGCCGTTTCATGCTCTATGAGGGAGAAAGTGTTCTGCCAGCGGACGTGCAGGTACTGCGGGGAGCATAGAGAGGAGGGACACGTACATGCCAAATCCATGGATGAAATCAATCAAGCTCCTGCTGATTCCGGCGTTGTTCCTCCTTACGCTAGCGGGTTGTGGCAGTCCTGCGGTTGGCGAGACATATCCGCTTGAATCTGTCTCTACCAAGGACAATGGACAGACGTCACGCATCTATCGTGCGGTAGACAAGACCGTACCGGAAGTAGCCTCGGAGCTGGCGGAGCAGAATACGCCAGATGAAATCTCCAAAGAAGATCCGCAGCATATGTTCCTCATTTATCCGGACGAGGTCTACCATTTGCAGCAAGACGCTGCCAAGCCGACGGATACGTTGATCGAGGTTGACAGTAAAGAGTACGTCCGGCAAAATTACGATTCTTCGTTTTTGCAGGGATATATTGTAGCCAGCGTACTGGATGATTTGTTCGACGGACTTAAGAAAAGTACAAAGGGTAGCTATCGTGGCTACTCTAGCAAGGACATATACAAGCCTTCCGGTACGTATCACGTGCCTACAATCGAGGACAAAAAACTAGCGCCGCCGATTACCAAAGAAGGTACGGGTAGTATTTTCAAACGGGGTAATGCGAAGAACGCGGATGGTACGGTAGGTTCTGACGGCAGCCTTTTCAAGAAGAAGGCGGATTCATCTTCTAGCGGTAGTTCAGGCAAAATTATTCGTTCTTCCAGCAGTCAATCGTCGAATTCGAGTGACTCTTTCTCATCCAAACGTTCGAGCTTTTCCCCGCCGAAAAGTAAATCGCCCCCACGAACGAAGGTTGGGGGTTCTGGGCGGATTACAAAACGCCGATAACTGTAAAAACAAGAGAGAAACGAACACCCCCAAACGATTTTGATAGCTCGTTTGGGGGTGTTTTTGTTTTGCTGATTAACGCGGCTTGGTCTCTACCGTATACACAATATCTTCATTTTGATATTTGTACACATACAAGAAGTATCGGCCTGGCTTTACTTGATAATGGGCACTTTGCAGATTTCCCTCCCGCTCTTGCGGGTACGTGACAGGCTGATCCAGATTTCCCTCATGGAATAGCATCCAAGTCACACCTTGTCCCTCTTGAGGGTTTAAAGAAATATGTATTTCTTCTGGTTTATCTACTTGGAAGGCAAAGATATCTTGCCAATCGTTTTCTTTCATGTCCCCTGAGACAGTCGTGCCAATCTTTAATGGACCATTTGCTTGCTCGGTAGAATCATTGCTCTCGTTTTCTTGATAGAGCTGCTCTTGTGGGCGATCTTCCCCCGTAACCAATAAGCGAAACGGTTGGTCCTCTTGTTCTGTACGATACGTATAAGCAGTCACATAGTAAGTCCCTGGTTTCGCATCGAATGATCCGATCAGCTTGTTGCCTTCACGCTTGGTGGGATAGGAGATATAGTTCTCTCTATCTGACTCGTGGAATACAAGCCATGCCACGCCATCTCCTTGCTTCGTTTCCATCTCTACTTGAAGCTGTTGGGTTGATTTCACATCGAGACGGAACTCCTGACTCGGTTTTTGTGGATGAATGATACCAGTGATCGGCTTGCCTAATGAGAGGGAAGATTCTTCAGGATCTGGAACTGGCTTTGGCTTTGGCTGTTCCGTTTCAGAGCCATCTTCTTGAGCCAGCTTCCCGTGGAACACGACATCATAAGCGAAGCGTCCATCTTTTGTCGTACGATAATTGGTGAAGTAGCTCGTAACCGTATCATAGCCATTCCAGGAAAGATCGGATAACTCCTTGAGAAATCCATCTGTGAGGCGGTTCATTTCTTGCCAATCCTGATATTCCTCGTGGGAAGCTCCACCCGTATAGACCCCACGCAAGGTGAAGCTGCGGAAATCTCCCGAGTCTTTTTCATCTGTTTTTACATCGCTCAGAGAAGCAACCTTTGCGATTTGACGATAAACCTCTTCTTTGCTCGTCACGTCCACTTTTTGTAAGTAATCATCTGAAACGAGAGGAACATCCAGCTTTTCATACTGGTCGATCAAATCTTCTAATGTTTCTTGATAGTCACGTTCAAGAGCGCGGTCACGGCTGAATTTTTCGATCAAGTCATCATAAGCAGATACATCATTGGAACGGATCGTATCATTAATTTTATCCAGACGAGCAAAATCATTCTTGAACAGATGGTACTGAAGAGCGAAGGAGTAGTCATAGAATGCCAGGGTTCCGTATTTGGCATGCATCATATCGGCCGCAGTGTAATCGAGATAAGGCGCTGCATTTCGAATATTGCCTACAACTGACTGGCGAGGCTTGATTCCTTCTGTTCGGGTAGCACCTGCGAAAAACTCAGCTCCGCCTTCTTCATACCAAGGCAAGCGGCTGTTTTCATAAATCTTTCCCTGTCCCCACATGCCCGGTACTTCATACCTGCCTTGCAAAAAGTGGACGAATTCATGACGGAACAGCTCTTCCAGACTGTAGATGCTTTGTTCTTTTGTCCGATCGTAGGTGAAGAAAGTACCGGTACCCTCAATGTAAATACCACCGTTGTCTGTGTCGTATCCGTACAAGAAGCGATTCATTTTATATTCATCAGGCGTATTGTAGATGACAATGGTCAGCACATCATCCGGATTGCCGCTCTCCAACTCCTTATCATTACCGATGACACGATGGAATTGTGCCTTTACTTCTTTGGATGCCCAATACAAGCGTTCAACCTGTTCTTCTGTTAGCTTATCTCCCGTTTTGAACACAACCGCTCCGTCATCAAAAGTAAATTGCTGCGGAAGATAATGCTTTTTGCCCTCTTTTACCATTTCCTCGAGGTCGATTTTTTTGCCATTGGCATCCTCGCCATATGCTTCCGCGATTTGTTGCGCCGCAGTGAAGTACGGCTCGCTCCACTTTTTATAGGTTTTCATTGCTTTCGTCAATATGTCATTGGCTTTGTCAGGATCACTGTAGTAGCTTCCTAATTTCCCTGTATAATACAGAGCATTGTTCGTCAACCATACGTGATCAGCGGAAGTGTCACCGTTTTCCGCCATGTCAAAAATGGGGGCGAGAAATGCGTCGATGCTGCCTTTTAGCTCATCTCTTCCTGAATCATCTACTCCCCAAATCAGAACATAACCAATACCTTGAAGGACGCTGTAAAAGGCCTCGCTTGCTTCGCGATCATCTGACCATTTATCCCGATTGTCATTAAAGTCTTCCATTACTTTTGAGAGAATGCCGATTGTCTCTGAATCAACAGTCGTGTTGCTAATTAATTTTCCCGTAGAACTAATGATTTCATTTTGAGTCTTTGTACCTAATGTGAAATTTTGATTGGAAGTAATGGCTTGAAGTGCTGGAATAATCTTTTGCTTATACTTTGGCTCCATCAAATACTTTAATTCTTTATGGTAGTACCCCAAGTAATACCCCGAACGCAAAACCTCTACATAGGTATGGATACCCTGCTCGTCATCCTTGGTGAAGTTTTTGCCACTCTCTTGCAGGGCATCGATGATGGCTTGAACCCGCTCCTGATCCTCATAAAATTCCTGGGTGTCGTCGTTGTAAGTAAACAGCTCAGGGATTTGCGTCCAACTGATTTCCTTCAACAATTCAACAAGCTCTGAATTGTCCAATGTTTTCAGATGCGAGATGCTGTATTTCTCCTGTTTGGCTGCTTGGCGTAGCTGACTCTTCGACATCTTTTCTTGAACGGGTGTATGACCAATTTGCGAATCACTGGGCTCTTGGGATGGGCTTGGCAGCGTGTTTTTGGCTTGAGCTGCTAGTGGCAAGCCTGTCGATATCGTTGAAATTGCAATTGACCCTGCTGTTACCATGCTAATCCATGAACGATTCATTTCTTTCGTTGACTCCTTTTTCATTCTTTTTGGAAGTGGAAGTGAATATTTTATAGTATCGGTATCAAACATGAAAATACTTACAAATAAAACAAAAGGTAGCGGAATATAGCTCTTTCTTCCTGTTTGGAGAAAAGAAAAGAATGTCTAGAGAAGTAGCTTTGTAAGAATGAAAGAAGAGCGACTTTTGTTTGCCTATGACGAAAACATGATTGGTGATCGACAAAAGAAGAAGGGATGTGCATCCAGCATTCGACAGTCTTTGTTAGGAGCATTGGCTATGATTGACAGTGGGAAAGCACAGATAGGCGAAGTTGGCGGAGGAGAGTGCTAGAAGATGCTGGATAAGATTCTCGAACTGCGTTCACGATCCATTTCCATTGCACAAATTGCCAAAGAATGTGGCTTAACGATCGGTCAAGTTAAGTATCGCCTGCAAAAAGACCGTACGAAGCCAGTGACATCACCTCCCGCAAGAACGGAATTGGAATGGCAATTGCCTGCGTTTTATGGTCGGGATCTTGTCAAAGTCATGGCACAAGAACCGACCGTGTTATTCGTCTATTGGGAAATCACTTGGCCGCGTATGAGAATGGTCGCATCGTACCTGCAAGCCGATTATCGTCACATCCAGAAGGGCTTGCGTCTATATGATGTTACCGAACGGTTATTTGATGGAAAAAATGCGCACTCCGTCCGAGATGTGTTCGTACATGAAGAGGCTCATTCCTGGTACGTGAAAGATGTAGAGCCAGGACGTACATACATGGTTGATTTTGGTTTATATGAGCACAATCGGTTTTGTCCGATTTTACGCTCGGAAACAGTGATTACCCCGCGAAATTCAAAAGCGAACTGGGGGGAAGCGTTCATTGATCCCGTCCATGATCCAGCTACACCTTCCTGGTTTGAAAACTTTTCCTCCTACTCGTTGTATACCAAAACATCAAATAAGTGAGGTGTCATTTGTGCACAAAGGTTATCTCTCCCTCGTGTTGCATGCCCATCTGCCTTATGTCCGTCACGGGGATCGGGACGATCGCCTGGAAGAGCGCTGGGTGTATGAAGCCATGCTGGAATGCTATCTTCCCTTGCTCATGGTTTTCGACAAGCTCCTCTCAGACGGCATTGCTTTT
The window above is part of the Brevibacillus antibioticus genome. Proteins encoded here:
- a CDS encoding DUF2515 domain-containing protein; protein product: MGLSWYQYASRLPLAMNLGKVRTATAPLPAQDQKTVERIRQETLAHNRDNIDRTRAYLSFFRKHPQIHWALLAHLVSRNAGWSMTDLRGELLPHLLRTKEQQDYFSFLERGNWLIFYDAYPQLLLYEESVRRQTNLFYLLPHLGVSTFMQAIWNHFWKKTDKELLAIGLIINEQNYLEEQVMKDPGYHNTVVRTIPFALQELLQLNLILLPHRKEADAQGGSLQLAGERVFHFASLPERISLGKRLYSLLFGGTNRQEAAYAWAMEQPHTGSRKDYWPHLFHDVNDTAPGGSYQVKLMNCQLRQGAKRLFSPTLRQVWKPIHHEPPKELDWYKNKSDVWRALTRPEKTANAAEMSEAYCQALAKIEWAVAARTRILG
- a CDS encoding type IA DNA topoisomerase, with product MKTLIIAEKPDMGRNIAAAIDPKAKNHRTYLEGEKYIITWAIGHLIELAEPEAYDQKYKKWNINDLPIIPEPFKLVPNRKTIDQLKMIGQLAKRSNLLINACDAGREGQHIFSLIQRHLKLSQPVKRLWISDLTPETIRKGFAEMKDAAAYENLTRAAKARSEADWLIGMNGSRAFTTKHNVLLSVGRVQTPVLALIYDRQKQIEAFSSVTFYQLEGQFSQGERTYKGIWQGDRLTDPSKAEMLARKVKGKQGRIASYEVKDTKEYPFKLYDLTLLQREANGKYGFSAKKTLDIAQALYEKHKVISYPRTNSNYVTEQNIPEMHNTLSSLQGTGYDALVKGANRSLVHKGNKSICNPAKVDDHHAILPTNRKASGLTPDEQKLYDLIVRRFLSQFYPPAEYKMHTVITNVENELFKTSVKERKSLGWKIIYADQQKEKPKNGKGTAKEEEDKEEIEVNEPFIIQSDASVVCSDAMVKEKETQPPKHFTEGTLLKAMESAGKQIEDEELRDAMKESGLGTPATRAATIERLKKVGYVEMQGKKVQLTLKGRTVIELIRGAGIELLTSPEMTGHWERRLNEISRGTAADGQFMENVKKFATMIVEKVRVQSRAEKTLFESESTTQKGSSKTRGRAGGRSTGKSGGRTVTTKASTRGAAKITTTTSSIITKCPRPGCGGAIFMGRKGYGCSNYNVGCKFVIWKENYGRMLTDTQIKALIEKGKTGKMKLERQDGTPFQAKLILKSVESGELTFEQ
- a CDS encoding GNAT family N-acetyltransferase — encoded protein: MSDEITVHPVAWPPAPIKTERLVLRQSEARDRAALIDLFASPEVGTYVGGSRPRDELERALPEVPGQRFGFFVVELNGTTIGMITLDRRDPERKGHIRPEGGEPGLGYMFLPQAWGRGYATEACAAVLAWFADAHPGEPVVLSTQTANEASMRVAAKLGFTEVERFEDYGAEQWLGVWYPGTPSD
- a CDS encoding nucleotidyltransferase domain-containing protein, with protein sequence MKLPLHDRFIEQAIEYVSQDQRLIGLLAGGSMMYGEMDEYSDLDLIIVYNYAFRNEIMEQRFQIAERLGHLLSAFTGEHVGEPRLLICLYGPAPLHVDLKFVQLEELESRVENPLILWERGSGIATILSKTSPSLPFPQSQWIEDRFWVWVHYCATKLGRGELFELIDTLTFMRNAVLGPLVLIRNGHSPRGVRKLEKYALKELEELKGTIPIHSFESCYHALKNTIKMYQRLRQGSEIVPRKEAERVSIAFLDGIYLGQSQ
- a CDS encoding PspA/IM30 family protein, with protein sequence MSIFKRLRDLTMSNLYALIEKAEDPIKMTDQYLRDMQEDLSEAEKAVAAQIALEKKFKVLYEEQEALVKKRDEQAHIAAQAQNIDLARRALEEKKAAEQKMNEYKDSYEKNKLAADGLREKLAEMKKQITELKNKRETLVARVNAAKAQKTINQAMGSFDSNSAMSGLKRMEEKALQMEAEAEASGEIYKKQSSLDDEIAKLNKDQAVEDELAALMKKYEG
- a CDS encoding DUF350 domain-containing protein, with protein sequence MTWNEILGMLVWTGAGGILLFVLMWIDSLFTKYKDITEIKNGNIAVTTRFVMKLFAQGYILSQSIITSNLLWTALLVSVISFIILFLLERIVEWLLKQVAGLDLEKGTQEGKVAHAMMAGSFHLVGALILAACL
- a CDS encoding DUF4178 domain-containing protein translates to MSLMKRIQNIFAKHEPPAPEKSILTVGPGDVVDVSLVTYQVIGKASNASRKATMLTLQDGTTIRYLYIEEREKIVYHLYSVIDGRLDSIDEVPTTIEMDDVTYHLEEQYNGAIQTVGKAPFHTSGEQYIWQFQSDQRQLLRIEWQDGRFMLYEGESVLPADVQVLRGA
- a CDS encoding DUF4247 domain-containing protein — translated: MPNPWMKSIKLLLIPALFLLTLAGCGSPAVGETYPLESVSTKDNGQTSRIYRAVDKTVPEVASELAEQNTPDEISKEDPQHMFLIYPDEVYHLQQDAAKPTDTLIEVDSKEYVRQNYDSSFLQGYIVASVLDDLFDGLKKSTKGSYRGYSSKDIYKPSGTYHVPTIEDKKLAPPITKEGTGSIFKRGNAKNADGTVGSDGSLFKKKADSSSSGSSGKIIRSSSSQSSNSSDSFSSKRSSFSPPKSKSPPRTKVGGSGRITKRR